One genomic window of Alistipes sp. ZOR0009 includes the following:
- the mnmE gene encoding tRNA uridine-5-carboxymethylaminomethyl(34) synthesis GTPase MnmE encodes MENPTIAAIATPAGLGAIAVLRLSGPEAISLADKVFRSPSSKKLVAQKPNTIHFGKLVNGDEVIDEVLVSIFKAPHSFTGEDTVEISCHGSIYIQQRILETLIRAGATLAQPGEFTQRAFLNGKFDLSQAEAVADLIASTSKASHRLAMNQMRGGFSKEIEQLREQLLNFTSLIELELDFSEEDVEFADRTSLRKLIVTIINHVGGLAKTFSLGNAVKSGIPVAIVGNPNVGKSTLLNAMLNEDKAIVSDIAGTTRDVIEDTFTIGGIDFRFIDTAGIRHTHDTIESLGIERTYQKITQATIVLLLIDPKEDIERIDHSVADVHQRVTDEQHLLVVFNKIDGMEPHALSALQARLKELYADGVDIVSISAKHHQNLDELNRLLVDKAGLEQMSESSVIVTNMRHYEALVMTNEALQRALEGVDTGISGDFLSQDIREAIFYLGQITGTISTDDILGNIFSKFCIGK; translated from the coding sequence ATAGAGAATCCAACTATAGCAGCAATTGCAACACCTGCAGGGTTAGGTGCCATTGCCGTACTTCGCCTAAGCGGTCCAGAGGCAATAAGCCTTGCCGATAAGGTTTTTCGTTCGCCATCGTCTAAGAAGCTGGTGGCTCAGAAGCCCAATACCATTCATTTTGGGAAGCTGGTAAATGGCGACGAGGTGATCGACGAGGTGCTGGTTTCCATCTTTAAGGCGCCACACTCGTTTACTGGCGAGGATACGGTGGAAATTTCGTGCCACGGATCTATCTACATACAGCAGCGAATTCTCGAAACCCTGATTAGGGCTGGTGCTACGCTGGCGCAGCCTGGCGAGTTTACCCAGCGCGCGTTCCTAAACGGCAAGTTCGACCTCTCGCAGGCCGAAGCTGTAGCCGATCTTATCGCATCAACCAGCAAGGCAAGCCACCGCTTGGCCATGAACCAGATGCGTGGCGGCTTCTCGAAGGAGATTGAACAGCTGCGCGAACAGCTGCTCAACTTTACCAGCCTCATTGAGCTGGAGCTCGACTTTAGCGAGGAGGACGTGGAGTTTGCCGATCGTACCAGCTTGCGGAAGCTTATTGTTACCATCATCAACCATGTGGGGGGCTTGGCTAAGACTTTTAGCCTGGGCAATGCCGTTAAATCGGGCATTCCGGTAGCCATTGTTGGTAATCCCAACGTGGGGAAATCGACGTTGCTAAATGCCATGCTAAACGAGGATAAGGCCATTGTGTCGGATATTGCTGGTACCACCCGCGATGTGATAGAGGATACCTTTACCATTGGCGGTATCGACTTCCGGTTTATTGATACGGCAGGAATACGCCACACGCACGATACCATAGAGAGCTTAGGTATTGAGCGCACCTACCAGAAGATTACCCAGGCAACTATTGTGCTGCTGCTAATCGACCCCAAGGAGGATATAGAACGGATAGACCACTCGGTGGCCGACGTACACCAGCGCGTAACCGACGAGCAGCACCTTTTGGTGGTGTTCAACAAGATTGATGGGATGGAGCCCCACGCCCTCTCGGCGCTACAGGCTCGGCTAAAGGAGCTGTATGCCGATGGCGTAGATATCGTTTCCATCTCGGCAAAGCACCATCAGAACCTCGACGAGCTAAACCGCCTGCTGGTGGACAAGGCTGGGTTGGAGCAGATGTCGGAGTCGAGCGTGATTGTTACCAACATGCGCCACTACGAGGCACTTGTAATGACCAACGAGGCTCTGCAGCGCGCCCTCGAAGGCGTTGATACGGGTATCTCTGGCGATTTCCTTTCGCAGGATATCCGCGAGGCGATATTCTACCTCGGCCAGATTACGGGTACCATCTCCACCGACGATATTCTAGGAAATATCTTCTCGAAGTTCTGCATCGGGAAGTAG